The Vanessa cardui chromosome 27, ilVanCard2.1, whole genome shotgun sequence region ATGGCCGCTTTGACTCACGCACACATTGACGTTAATTCACGCACACGAGCAACGTATCGTTGTGTGTAAGTGTTAAGTAACGTTACATGTCATTGAGTTAATTGAATTTATCGATATTCAAGTTTTTGCTTGGCGATGGGAATTGCTTGTTCCCGGTTACATAATGTGCGATTTTAGCGCTCGTGTAGCGGATAGCTGTACTAGTTTTTAGTACTAGGAACTTTTTCACTAAACAATTTCGtatacagttacatttattatataaaatatactgaaTAGACACGACTCATTTATTCAAAACTCAATAAGACTGAAAATGATTtttaacaagtttatttatctttcttaATGTATAcgtaatgtatatatttgaaaatgaatgtatatgttataaatatttattcttaaggACGGAAATGAAACATTCATTCCAAGAATTTTTACATACTtcacaaataatacaaaaattgaatttagGACATTAACTTTTTCCTTATGATTTTAAATAGTACATTATGAGTTATAAATGTGTTTTTCATTGCAGCCGTGAAGTTCGGGCGTATGTCTAAGAAACAGCGCGAGAAAGTCGAGGATGAAGTCAGATATTTCCAGGAGAAGATGCGTTCACAGGCTGATGCTGCACCGGATTCAGTTTACGACACACAGCAACAGACTCCCAGCTCTAGCGATCAGTATCACGGACATTACAGTAGGTGAGTAACGCCATCTGTTATCAGATAGCCGAAACAAAATCCAGATATTGCTACATTACGATGTTTCTAGATATCTGATCTGGTTTAACAGTGCGTATTAATGTTTTGCCGCTCATCGTACTGTAAATTGTGTAACGCCTAGACCGTAATCTTCACACGGTATGattttaattgcataattaCGAAATCGTGTCGTCTGATACAACGGTAAACGCATCCAGTAATTAAGCGAGGCGGTTTCTCAGAAGCGTCGCTCCCATGGCTGTTCGCATAACGTACAGTTCGAATCGGTATCACATACGCTTTCTCCGCTAAATCCTAACCGTTAGCGACCTTTCCCGTAATTCATTGCAAACATTCGTGTCGGTGGCGGAGCAGACAGTCATTACCTAACGGGCTCTCGTGACAAACTTGAATGACGTGTAACGGTAATGACAAATAGCGCCACCTAGTATTGGATAGCGGTACTCCGTGGTTCTTGTTCGTACCGACAGATGGCATTAACTCGCGCATAAATAAGCAATTCTATCGAAGGCGTTAATTTGTGGCTTCATCGATACGACATCCGTGTACATAAATGAATGAAACATGGATCCTATGTAGGTTGCTTAGTGATAATCATTcaatgcttttaaataaactatactgtattctaaatgtaaaaaaaaaacataaaggaATATAACGTGGTTTTACTGACAAGATTTTATGAATCGAGAATTATCTGTctgaattaaatttgtatactattagctttttaaattttaaatagattacgcaatgttttaacataaaaaaactcaggtacttaatttttattttttttaattttcagctACCCAGGCTACGGCTCCCCACTCTCCTCATACGGGTACAACAACCCGCCGCTCAATTCCAACATGAACATTCAAGCCCAACCTCCCCAGTACGACGTGTCAGCCGACTACGTCGACTCAACGACCGCTTACGAACCGAAGCAGAGTGGTGGGTTCCTTGATACTGACTTTATCGGACACGGTGAGTTTTTATTGTGTGCCCAATTCACCCAGACCTGCCCTCGCTATGTATGCAACTACATTGAGGGTCCAAGACATAATGGTTTATCAGGTTTTATCATGTAAACATTCCCATaggtaatattgtatatatgtaggtatatatgtaggtatatatgtagTTTTAGTACTCACACAACAATCCAGTTATAGCCGTATGTACAATGAAACGGactattcgaattttaaaaatagaatttaaaaataaggaaGTCAGCGTATGCTAATACGTCATTCTCAATAGACGATCAACAAAAGAGCATCAGAGCGACCACATCAACAGCGACAGcgacaacatcaacaacaacaatgcGACAATCAACAATAAACGATATAAACCGGACCAGAATAGAGTTCGACAGATATGATGAGAGGATCCAATCACCAGCTTCCATATCGAGCGGCGTTATCAGTATAAAGCAGGAAATCAAACCGGAGACATCAATGGGGGTCGATAACTTAGTGGCCAGCTATGTCGACTCGACAACATTCTTGAATAGCCCGACAAACATGAATAGCCCGATGGACATACAGAACACGGTTCTCGTTAGCGGTCAGAGTTCAGTCTCTTTGACTAGTGAGGAGTTGAGTCCGGATGATTTGACGTCCAGCAGTGGGCATGGGCGGTTGATGGATCCGTTGAATATGAACATGTCTGGGATGGGCATGGTGAACCCGAACGCTGTGTCCAACAGACGACATCAGGGTTCGAGCAGTTCAAACGATGATTTGCCGTGTAAGTGATTAAATTCATCGACGTTGAGCGATGCGTAGCTATTACATTTGCTAGTTTAATGGGCTATACGTCTCTTAGTTTCATAGACTATACAATAATTGACGTAACTATTCattttatgcaatatatataGCTTATGAAAACGACGTAAAATTCACGCGTTGAATCGAaaacaaaaatctatttattgccAAAATTCAAAGATATGCGAAAATAACTAAATTGctattaactaaataaattagcGAATAATTTtgcaagatttttttaaattttattgactgacgtttaaataatattttaatctaattgtacatttcaattaaattcatttttgaaAATACAGAATTGGACTTCATTACAGATGAATTTTTTAACGATATACATATTACCTTAATTCTGTAAACTAACAAGAGTatcaaaaattaagtattttaaatcgtAAAACGTTCAGTTACATATTTACACAAACGACAGTATAAATGAACGtgcagtcggggtaagaaaaggttcgtcaccttaagatctattttcgtgtgctcagtgtgagcgataatctgctttaccgatcgagaatgacatattgcgtcgcgatcatttgatgtttagattcaaaaggtactaagagcttaagacttgataaaggaatacttttgaaaactgacgaaggttttcttaccctgactatacattaagtttaaaataaaaaaatagcttcGCATCGCTTTCATTGGAACTTGTATCgtagaaataattttgttttgatcgCTATAGTTTGTTAcacttttattttgttgttgtttcattatttaattagtttaaagGCAATTGTctgtaagaatatatttaatattatttataaaaacacataaCACACGAAGGGatattgatttgaattattttctctttttcaacatgACTCCACTTTTTGTGACGCATACGTAGAACACCTTTGCTTCaccctgaaataaaaaaaaggaaaatagtatataatgaaaaaaaaaaaattggctactaaaattgtaattctagaattaataacaatttggCACATTGCTTAAAtacgaatttatattatttttattgtaacgtataaaaacaagtttttatttaatatacacattacagataataaatgcagtattacagatttaaataaagaggaaattaaataaaagcttgtacaAAATATGAAGGCAGGTTACCTCTTTCTTAAATTTGTTGATGTCATTCGATTCAACAATTATAATGGGGAATTGCATCAATGGCAAGGCGAGACAGCACGGCAACAAACATGCTGAAAATTACCAGCagttatattttgaaatgacaATTGTACATACGATTGATAATAATACATACGCCAGCACGCTATCACACATGTACTTAGTAACAGAAGTGATAGAGGATCTaccattttgtatttttaataatttataattttattcattgtttttcGACAGCGCTTAGAATGTTTCATTTCGCttgacgttttaattttttttatttgattttgattttgtataaaaGTATAAGTGTGTACAgccaaatttaattttgtgtttttcttttttgttgtaaaatttagtatttattttttgttatgcttattatttaaatgttaatgtatAGTAGTTTGTTACATTTAAACTCGTCTACATTTCATTTATGTTctgaatttaaatgtaactcTTTGGTAGATGTAttcttagtatttattgaatagttttttaatactttgttatttattgGAATTATCTTTCTTTCTAGCTGAAGGAGACATCAGCAAAGTTTTGGTTAAGAGTCTGGCTGAAGCTCACACAAATACGAATCCCAAGCTAGAATACATTCATGAGATGTTCCGGAAACCACCAGATGTGCCCAAGTgagttatacttttaaaatctttgcccagcagtgggactttcaaataagaaattatttattaattatttattcaatatagaagcattacacataTTATTGATTGACAAATCAAACACTACCACCCAGTAGGAAATTAAAATACCCTCAAAAGACCGGCGAAacaaactcagcggtttttttttgacatttttactATCAATCATAAACACACTAATTGTGTAATAACCCTTCGCACAAAAGCGTCccgtatcattttttttaaatttagaaacaaaGGCATTTATTTGCTTTCTGGGATCTTGTACGGTTCTACCGTTAGAGAATTACATAGTTACTGACTCTATTATCATATATACTCTATTAGTATTGGTCCATAACGATTACACAGAcacttgtattatatttatggaatagaATCAAAAAAGTAACATCTTTGctaagcgaaaaaaaaaaaaatagaatgcaatattttcaaaaaaagaacgattataatttaaaaatgtatccgCAGACTGCTGTTCTACAATTCAATGACATACGAGGAGATGTGGTTGGACTGCGCGGACAAACTGACAGCTATGATACAAAACATCATAGAGTTCGCGAAACTCATCCCCGGCTTCATGAAACTGAGTCAAGACGATCAAATACTGTTACTTAAATCGGGTAAGTATCGTATTAtatacgacacaacatagatatagcatcggcaagattcgtaaaaccgatcacatccgaattaagtaagctattccaaattatcaatatttatttcgtatgtgaatatgatcattacacaaacgttataacttgtactatcatatgacctaatatattcgtcaatttgacacgtcgatttacatgcacttgctgtctcgggttgaactgacgcgagaatctatagcgacgtatAGCGTCGAAAAGCGCGATaaggagctgtttctattgggcgtgtaaattggcagtaatcggttttattgaatttgccggtgctacatctaagttgtgtcgtacttgtCTTGCTGTTTAGATATAACAGAGACTATATCGTTGGTCTAGTGGATAGATATAAGGCGGAGATCTCAATGTTCAGGGTTCAAATCCCTGATCGAGTTTAGAAGAGTTATTGGTTACTTCGAAGTTCTAAGTAGCAAGATAGACTTTGAGGTTTGATGATGGGTGGGATAACACGTAGTTATGTTGCGCCTCAACTCATTCCGATTGTGTCCGATTTGCCGTCATATTGGATTATAAGAGTTAGGGAAAGCAGTTGGGCCGGACGCTTTAGATTAACAGTAAAACATTGGTTGTTTTATGTAGACAATAAATAGACGTTTTCATAACGTTGATGATAAGCGGTTAAAACTGCCCAtggacaatggtgctgtaagaaatattaaccatttctttgatcgccaccgaccttgggaactaagacgttatgtccttAGTGctgttacactgacttactcaccATTCAACCTgacacacaacaatactcagtattgttgtttggtagtagtatatattatgagtgggtggtacctaattGAATATATACACAATGACTTgactatttacataaatatataatttttttagatattttgcTACAGAAACATATAAGCTTTGttagaatataaacaaattatcttTCCTTACAAATTCTTCGACGTTAACTGACGGTCCATTTGTAATTCAAACAAATTtaagctttaatatttaatacttaagattcaattttgtaatgtatgtgacCCTACAGGTTCATTCGAGCTGGCCATAGTTCGTTTGTCACGGCTGATTGATGTGAATCGCGATCAAGTACTGTACGGTGACGTCGTGCTGCCTATACGAGAGTGTGTACACGCACggtacgtacatatataaaacatataacatatatatataagcgtggagttaatacctgttgacttccaagcaggatacattaattgaaataattgtatttaatcaacatgacgttgtattttttaaatgttaaaaaagaataactactgagtttcttgccggttcttctcggtagaatctactttccgaaccggtggtagcttcacttaattgtaaaatgacgattcaaaagtgcttataaaagcctacttgaataaagtttatttttattttgatttttgatttgattttatagaaCATACTGAGTATATAGTGTACATTTAAGCcaataagtttttctttttactttagtTTGTGCTCACTGCTCTCTACTAACTATAAGTACATATCCTCTCATCTCTCTTGAGATTCACTGCTGAGTACTGCAAGACatcatcaattaaatattatcatttatcacAGAAGCAATTATTAGTCACCAATTCAAATTCCAAACCACAGAGTGTTAATATCAGTTAATTGCAGTTCTTGCTAGCATAGCATCGTGAGGAACCTTAATAAAAATCCACatgcatttatatataacaaatatatacattgacTGTCTCGattcgagatgacccagtggttagaacgcgtgcatcttaaccgatgattgcgggtttgaacccaggcaagcaccgctgattcatgtgcttaatttgtctttataattcatctcgtgctcagcggtgaaggaaaacatcgtgaggaaacctgcatgtgacaaatttcatagaaattctgctacatgtgtaccaccaactcgcattggaacagcctggtggaatatgttccaaaccttctcctcaaagggagaggcctttagcccagcagtgggaatttacaggctgttgtttgtttgttttgttgacTGTCTATATACATCTGTGGTCTATAATGTCATGTTCACATTTACCTAAGTTGTTGTCAGTAAAGCATGTCTTCTATTTCCAGTGACCCTCGTGACATGAACTTGGTGTCAGGAATCTTCGACGCCGCCAAGACAATCGCACGGCTCAAGCTCACCGAGACTGAGCTGGCCCTGTACCAGAGCCTCGTGCTGTTGTGGCCAggtgaatattatattactaacaCCATATCCTCATCATTAAGTTTTCAGCTAGAAACAAATGTATATACTATtcatttaatctatacatataataaaattggagtaaaATTAtgcacatgtatgtatgtatacacggtacatataccgaaataaccttttttttttacaatttttgtctgtctgtctgttcgttcCGGCCAATCTCTAAAACGACTGGACCGATATTGACGGGACTTTcgggcagataactgatataacaaggagtaacttaggctactataatattttttttgtttaattcaaacgcgttcaaAGGtcgcgggtatagctagtctattaatattatagacgtgaaagtaactttgtctatctatctgtcgctctttctcgacctttgaaattaattcgctgaaatttcgtatgaatcAAACTTCAACtccaaaggacataggctatttagCCTGATATATGACAAGCAAGCTGCGGGCGAttgctagtatattataatctataatttcatttattcacAGAACGGCACGGCGTTCGCGGCAACCCGGAGATTCAGTGCTTGTTCAACATGTCGATGGCCGCGATGCGCCACGAGATAGAGACCAACCACGCGCCCTTGAAGGGAGACGTCACAGTACTAGACACTCTTCTCACTAAGATACCCACCTTCAggtaaatgttatatgtatctGGATTTATAgcaaaacttattaatattatacataaataatatgttcaAAAAAAATTCCAATCAATGaatggaattaaataaatactctttgtaaatgtttatgttctgaatataaatgaaaaaataaatgtaacagtaTTGTTGTTGTGTTCTGTGTATGTTATTAAATGAAGTGTTTCGTTTCATGTTATGTTTCGATGTATTACAGAGAACTGTCGTTGCTGCATTTGGAGGCGCTATGCCGTTTCAAGGCGGCTCATCCACATCACGTATTCCCAGCTCTGTACaaagaattattttctttagacAGCGTTTTAGATTACACACACGGataaaagagtatttatatatatttatcgagGGTATCTCCTTTGAGTTGCGACTAGATCTCATTTTTGCCTATGATAACGGGACGTTGGCAGCAGTGAGGCCGTGTGACTTCTAAAGACTTGACAGCTGAGTTTCATTTATTTCCCCCCTTCCCCCCCGTCACTATCGCTGGAGGCGTCTGTTCACCGTTTGTTAacctatttataattgtatgtatgtactttGAGACtgttataatgatatttatgtattagtACGTacgtacaatattaatatttaaatgtttatttaattcgaGTCGTAAGTACGGATGGGCGTCTTCAGTTCTACATATATTGTCAGAACGCTTGGCGAGATATTGGTtaactttacatataaatgtagAGTAAAGGAAATACTTGAAACCGAGTACGTCGtatatgtaattacataataatatattttttacatattattatgtattacatgAATGACATTAcgtataattatcataaattgtATTCTAATATTGACgatgaaataataatgattattatataaatatataataatagaaatagagtttttattaagaattaaataaaaaaaagttataatggTTTAGCGTGACCACACAACAGTTTGTTTTAAgcgaaacatttaattaaaataggtcttttttataattattttaacagttttttttaatgagaattgtaacttgttatttatttcaaatgattaTTGATAactattgatgttttttttttcgatgtaGTATATCTATTATGTTGTAATATAGGAATACATGATACTGCCcaactttttttgtaatttttttcgttagcttttttaataaaacaatttagtcGAACAGATtatgaatatgtaatttaaaataataataagttgcaTCGTAACGTAAATATTTGTTGAACAAAATCACGAATGAGGTATATTacattatgtaatgtaatttaatgaTCAAATCTTATTATTACAAAGTCAATCTTTAtgttattgtatacatttttataataattgcttttctgaactttttttttatattcgaactttttatttatattgtaataactcgttctaaatttgaaatgcgcaattttattttatttttacatatcaaaCGTAATAATGAGATTTGATTGtgtgagtaaaataaaataaaaaaaattcaatacattttgaACTATTTACAATAGCaggcaatttaattttttctgtaGTTAAAATTTgatctcaatttgtttttttgcaCTACGCTTGGGTGCCATTTTGGtattttgcaattattttgcataataaaacgcataatataagatataaagtacattttttcatacgtaatatatatattttttgctagttatttttttttttattatttaaattgcctGCTACGTTacttagaattattaataaacatcaaCTTTTTCTAACAATATGCTAAGTTTCATCAAATAGCCTTTATTATAGACtggattatattaatgttaaaacttataaatcttaacttgtattttgtaaatagctATTAatcgtatgtattttatattaaataaggttCGGtgggttatttttaattttacattctattaaaaattaaaaaaaaaaacaatttttccaCAATTGATTTGAAGAAGACAAGTTCTTGAGGATTCATGtgaaaaacattgtttttatatttctatatattatatattttttgttaaataaagcaATCTGTTATTgtctattgtttttgttttattttttgtttttataaacttttatttccattttatatcgtttttttattttattttatctatgtaatatatattttttaatatatcacacATACTTTCcgtttaaagataataataaaatagtattaatcaTGCATAAATAGTGAGAAAATatagtgtataaaataatacggGTGGTTCatattttatgttgaaaataatatatatattatataaacaattgtcTTCAGAATTCTTGTGGTTCCTTTCGTAAGCTGTTGACGGAGATTATCACACATTTATACcgacaaatataaaatgaaaatgttataaaaaaaataataagtattttaattttaatgatatataaaagcACTAGACGAATTAgtgttacataattatatgatttCGCAAAACAATTTCGTGTTGTTGAAAAAActctttttctttaattttgtcaaTTTATGTAATTCAATCATTTTTGCATATCAGGGagagtaatgttatttaatcGAAATATTCTCTTTGTACAAAGCACGAAAAAGTTTTAAGCACTAAGACTGAAAAATCGGTAAAAACCGCTTTTGCCTAAATGTAAAGTTATATAACCGTCTAATTTTGAGCCTGCCACAAATTTGTgaaaaaaactgtatttttttctttcaactgtcattttttttctttattgaattGGATGGTTAGACTTCTCGTATTGTTTGACACTGAAAGTCTTTAGACTGACGAATTAAATGATTCGAAATCACATTTGTGAGCAGGCTAGACCtcgaatttattttgaaatttcaaacaaaaatgcctctagaaaaaaaaagtataagaagaacaaatattattaaataatcgtgTCCATTCTATACTTCTTAAATTTTAGACTTGTGATCGGTGCGGAAATGGGTAAAGGATGTCAGGTTGCCTTCACGTACGGAAGGACTTTCTTGATAGTGTTAGAATTAGCGCTCTTGCAcaatgaagatttttttaacgaAACTAACATCTTTTGAGATTGgcaaaaatgaatttattattaaaaaataacgtttaaaaaaaatctccacTGTGAACGCGATTTAGGCTAAAGTTTTAATTGCTGGGTAGTTGGTAGgtatttctaaaatttttgtACTATGTTTTTGCTAAATTTTCACTGAAACAATAATATAGATTTGGACACATAAATGATAGAGAATAAATGTTTTGGAATAAAGGCAAGGTATATGTAAGCGGTGTTTATgtgtttgtattgttttgtgTACGATtcattttcatgtgtttaattatttcaacaataattatttaaggagcttctattatatacatagaGAACCTTTTAGGTATCTCGATaatgaatagaaaaataaagaaattttttaCATCTTGTTTTctataagataattattttatattatgaaaaaaatattcatttgttaaatattgaatatttttacacaTTACTGAACATATTAAAAgagtaacaaaatattaaaaaaaataaatcatattatatctatgtaaagaaatacagattatataatattttgtacgcACACGTTGACCGGGGACCGGATATCACTCGCCcttaattttattgtgttgttaaaaaaaagtttttccataaaaagttttgttataaaaaaaagtatttataataataatataaaacagctGTCTGCCGGTCAACGTGTGCTTACTTTAGCTTTGTTGATTTATGAACAAACAAACATTGTACCTTAGTAGATGGAGCTGGGAGACGAGAACCAATAggaataaaagttattgttttttattattaccctCGAATCACTTGCAAGGGATcttgtttcatttatatacccaacttttatttattaactttaccCGTAGTAGATCAGACGAGTGAATTGAGttgagtattttttattttgtaggcAGTTAGActggcaataaataaaattttaacaaaaagaaaaaccgacttcaaacaaaacagtattttaaaacaaattaaaatgcactaaaaataataaaaataattgcatatttaacacatttttgagagtcctcctaggtaaaatgaaatgaaaaatattagattacttaaaagtcgattgacgattatataacgtagttatagttattgttatatttagagccggtgtcagccacaggccgacgcttcaacaatcaaaagaaagaagcgatacgagcctcttgattgacccagtataatatcgtataaaaggtaatttgtaagaaacatttcttaaagtattctcgtattgttttttgataggtatagtatagggttggctgacaccgactccaaatatagcaataattataactacattatataatcgtaaatcgacttttaagtaatctaatatttttcatttcattttacctaggaggactctcaaaaatgtgttaaatatgcaattatttttattatttttagtgcattttaatttgttttaaaatactgttttgtttgaagtcggtttttctttttgttaaaattttatttatttttggattttaagtgaagctgatagactaacatttttttcttaatatggatagattaagcgtgccgtttatatgaatcagaaagactttcgaaaatgcggctttaatacgtcatgcggcataaactacaaggtaccaccctcgaatgagctgtaatcgacctcagtaaaaaaactttgcaaaagagcaattcgtatgctatgtcgtacatcatatgacatcacatcatatacacaaaatttgattaaagacagaaagaaattctgccccaaatcgcaccctaaccgtaagtcgtttaggagttccgtcaatacatagtaggtatgaaacaaagtcgctttctctgtccctatatctttaaatctacgcaacggattttgatgcggtttttttttaatagatagtgtaattcaaggggaaggtttgtgtgtataataaatgaacaatatagtaaagaaacactgacaattttagaagtttgcaatgtgatgtcgtaaataaacaaattctttagtatatttagtatcagtattgcacccgtgagaagtcggggcgggtcgctagttgattataatatttgattatgacaattatatgaacataaccacgttccggaaggtgattcaaatatccaagtaacccatacataaaagattcgaccgagtattgctaacgtgctcctcagaattgttccgttccctcccgttcccttaatttttCATGGATTCTGTGCTCAgaatcttaccaaactttcaccaaactacccttgaagtatatattttataataaaaaaagaatcatcaaaattggttaacgtgattttgagttattcacctatttgtcgcgcatatacataatgcaaatttaagacttatgtcgttttcatacggataccatcatcggaaaaaaataaaaaaaaaatgggaccccacgggaagcactacctttcaaacaaaaaaaaaattatcaaaatcggtccacccagtaaaaagttatgaggtaacaaacataaaaaaaaaaaaaaaaaaaaaaaatacagacgaatt contains the following coding sequences:
- the LOC124541029 gene encoding probable nuclear hormone receptor HR3 isoform X8, which produces MMNNSQFHELFGSQWPPDQHGGHSSASTMLHQGQGLPQGMQLKREPHTEVQGVMHNQMGMDITSGSVADSTSPPPGNSEGMFGSSISGMFMDKKAANSIRGKSQIEIIPCKVCGDKSSGVHYGVITCEGCKGFFRRSQSTVVNYQCPRNKACVVDRVNRNRCQYCRLQKCLKLGMSRDAVKFGRMSKKQREKVEDEVRYFQEKMRSQADAAPDSVYDTQQQTPSSSDQYHGHYSSYPGYGSPLSSYGYNNPPLNSNMNIQAQPPQYDVSADYVDSTTAYEPKQSGGFLDTDFIGHAEGDISKVLVKSLAEAHTNTNPKLEYIHEMFRKPPDVPKLLFYNSMTYEEMWLDCADKLTAMIQNIIEFAKLIPGFMKLSQDDQILLLKSGSFELAIVRLSRLIDVNRDQVLYGDVVLPIRECVHARDPRDMNLVSGIFDAAKTIARLKLTETELALYQSLVLLWPERHGVRGNPEIQCLFNMSMAAMRHEIETNHAPLKGDVTVLDTLLTKIPTFRELSLLHLEALCRFKAAHPHHVFPALYKELFSLDSVLDYTHG
- the LOC124541029 gene encoding probable nuclear hormone receptor HR3 isoform X9 translates to MMNNSQFHELFGSQWPPDQHGGHSSASTMLHQGQGLPQGMQLKREPHTEVQGVMHNQMGMDITSGSVADSTSPPPGNSEGMFGSSISGMFMDKKAANSIRAQIEIIPCKVCGDKSSGVHYGVITCEGCKGFFRRSQSTVVNYQCPRNKACVVDRVNRNRCQYCRLQKCLKLGMSRDAVKFGRMSKKQREKVEDEVRYFQEKMRSQADAAPDSVYDTQQQTPSSSDQYHGHYSSYPGYGSPLSSYGYNNPPLNSNMNIQAQPPQYDVSADYVDSTTAYEPKQSGGFLDTDFIGHAEGDISKVLVKSLAEAHTNTNPKLEYIHEMFRKPPDVPKLLFYNSMTYEEMWLDCADKLTAMIQNIIEFAKLIPGFMKLSQDDQILLLKSGSFELAIVRLSRLIDVNRDQVLYGDVVLPIRECVHARDPRDMNLVSGIFDAAKTIARLKLTETELALYQSLVLLWPERHGVRGNPEIQCLFNMSMAAMRHEIETNHAPLKGDVTVLDTLLTKIPTFRELSLLHLEALCRFKAAHPHHVFPALYKELFSLDSVLDYTHG
- the LOC124541029 gene encoding probable nuclear hormone receptor HR3 isoform X4 → MMLNMFDMWNSVSTKLEASNVQQSQQPHTSGGSIKAQIEIIPCKVCGDKSSGVHYGVITCEGCKGFFRRSQSTVVNYQCPRNKACVVDRVNRNRCQYCRLQKCLKLGMSRDAVKFGRMSKKQREKVEDEVRYFQEKMRSQADAAPDSVYDTQQQTPSSSDQYHGHYSSYPGYGSPLSSYGYNNPPLNSNMNIQAQPPQYDVSADYVDSTTAYEPKQSGGFLDTDFIGHDDQQKSIRATTSTATATTSTTTMRQSTINDINRTRIEFDRYDERIQSPASISSGVISIKQEIKPETSMGVDNLVASYVDSTTFLNSPTNMNSPMDIQNTVLVSGQSSVSLTSEELSPDDLTSSSGHGRLMDPLNMNMSGMGMVNPNAVSNRRHQGSSSSNDDLPSEGDISKVLVKSLAEAHTNTNPKLEYIHEMFRKPPDVPKLLFYNSMTYEEMWLDCADKLTAMIQNIIEFAKLIPGFMKLSQDDQILLLKSGSFELAIVRLSRLIDVNRDQVLYGDVVLPIRECVHARDPRDMNLVSGIFDAAKTIARLKLTETELALYQSLVLLWPERHGVRGNPEIQCLFNMSMAAMRHEIETNHAPLKGDVTVLDTLLTKIPTFRELSLLHLEALCRFKAAHPHHVFPALYKELFSLDSVLDYTHG